DNA from Daphnia pulicaria isolate SC F1-1A chromosome 3, SC_F0-13Bv2, whole genome shotgun sequence:
ATCAAGGACTTCGTCATCTGGTTTGGCCTTTGCCTCGTCATCATAATAACGTTTCCGTGTCTTGCTCTTAGTAGTTTTGGTCTTCTTGATACTCTTGTTGGGCTTAATTACAACAGCCAACCTTTGCAATCGACTACTGTGATGCGCCATTGGTCTGCAAACTGGGGATTTGAAGTTGGTGAAGCTACGATTGACCACAGAACGACTAACAACGGAACGATGATTGATGATGGAACGGTTGATGCCACTTTTCGTCAAAGTAAGATTCTTGGATTTCCAGCATTTGTTACGAATTAGTCTATACTTGTTTTGAATAACTTTGGGTAGCGACACGCGAGGACTTGAGCTCTTGGTagctttcttcttatttttggtAACTCGGTTATCTAGTTTGAAACGTGAATTGATTGGAGGCTGCGTTTCAGTTGGTGTACTTGTAAATTTGGGAGGAGTTAGAAGTCTTGATGAATGATACTGCGTACGATGGGTTGACAAACTGGCCAATTTGGGAGATTTCACAACTGATTTTCGAACCAATTTGTAGGCATGTTTGGTAGCTATTGCTTTCAATGGGCTCTCCATTTTCCGCCATTTATATTTGCTTCTCATTGGTTGATTTGTG
Protein-coding regions in this window:
- the LOC124329135 gene encoding uncharacterized protein LOC124329135; its protein translation is MNPNNPQHLMGSYPPHYFHVNPASLNWQWNQAMPGPSTLRGNFIHVNPAFFQTNVAPLPELPNPKRIIVNPKFFPHVQPERNTGTPSASLEVKNVEIIPAVLRDQAPNLNRVVIQEETKEKKQHIMALNSHNSQPIAQHHMKPSPIRHISERRKLTKMDFTNQPMRSKYKWRKMESPLKAIATKHAYKLVRKSVVKSPKLASLSTHRTQYHSSRLLTPPKFTSTPTETQPPINSRFKLDNRVTKNKKKATKSSSPRVSLPKVIQNKYRLIRNKCWKSKNLTLTKSGINRSIINHRSVVSRSVVNRSFTNFKSPVCRPMAHHSSRLQRLAVVIKPNKSIKKTKTTKSKTRKRYYDDEAKAKPDDEVLDDVDVEIAEKPSGPKNRTPIGALPSFITL